The Aggregicoccus sp. 17bor-14 genome includes a region encoding these proteins:
- a CDS encoding nucleotide sugar dehydrogenase, whose translation MRVMVSPLLDKIRKREAKVGVVGLGYVGLPLGMAFAEAGYPVLGLDIDNRKIEKIEKGESYIKHIPSEPLAKLSGEGRLKATTDFARAKDLDCLIICVPTPLTASREPDMSYIIKTGEALAPHVRAGQLYILESTTYPGTTDEVLKPILEKGGLKAGVDFHLAFSPEREDPGNKSFNTKTIPKIVGGYTPACLEVAQALYGNALKDTVPVSSTRVAELSKLLENIFRCVNIAMVNEMKMLCDRMNLDVWEVIQAASTKPFGFMPFYPGPGLGGHCIPIDPFYLTWKAREFEFHTKFIELAGEVNTQMPYYVVQRTMEALNKHKKTLNGARVLALGAAYKKDIDDMRESPSLRVITLLKEKGAEVEYHDPYVPELHAGHGFNFDMKSVPLTEESIAQYDAVVILTDHSSIDYNMLVERAQVVVDTRNATKKVTRGREKVTKA comes from the coding sequence ATGCGCGTCATGGTGAGCCCGCTGTTGGACAAGATCCGCAAGCGGGAGGCGAAGGTGGGCGTGGTGGGGCTGGGCTACGTGGGTCTTCCGCTGGGGATGGCGTTCGCGGAGGCCGGCTACCCGGTGCTGGGGCTCGACATCGACAACCGCAAGATCGAGAAGATCGAGAAGGGGGAGAGCTACATCAAGCACATCCCCTCCGAGCCGCTCGCGAAGCTGTCCGGCGAGGGCCGCCTCAAGGCGACCACGGACTTCGCCCGCGCCAAGGATCTGGACTGCCTCATCATCTGCGTGCCCACGCCGCTGACCGCGTCGCGTGAGCCGGACATGAGCTACATCATCAAGACCGGCGAGGCGCTGGCGCCGCACGTGCGCGCAGGCCAGCTCTACATCCTCGAGTCCACCACCTACCCGGGCACCACGGACGAGGTCCTCAAGCCCATCCTGGAGAAGGGCGGCCTCAAGGCGGGCGTGGACTTCCACCTGGCCTTCAGCCCCGAGCGCGAGGACCCGGGCAACAAGAGCTTCAACACCAAGACCATCCCGAAGATCGTCGGCGGCTACACCCCCGCCTGCCTCGAGGTGGCCCAGGCGCTCTACGGCAACGCGCTCAAGGACACGGTGCCCGTGTCCAGCACCCGCGTGGCGGAGCTCTCCAAGCTGCTGGAGAACATCTTCCGCTGCGTGAACATCGCCATGGTCAACGAGATGAAGATGCTCTGCGACCGCATGAACCTGGACGTGTGGGAGGTCATCCAGGCGGCGAGCACCAAGCCCTTCGGCTTCATGCCCTTCTACCCGGGCCCCGGCCTCGGCGGGCACTGCATCCCCATCGATCCCTTCTACCTGACGTGGAAGGCGCGCGAGTTCGAGTTCCACACCAAGTTCATCGAGCTCGCCGGTGAGGTGAACACGCAGATGCCCTACTACGTGGTGCAGCGCACCATGGAGGCGCTCAACAAGCACAAGAAGACGCTGAATGGCGCCCGGGTGCTCGCGCTGGGTGCGGCGTACAAGAAGGACATCGACGACATGCGCGAGAGCCCCAGCCTCCGCGTGATCACGCTGCTCAAGGAGAAGGGCGCCGAGGTCGAGTACCACGACCCCTACGTGCCCGAGCTGCACGCGGGCCACGGCTTCAACTTCGACATGAAGAGCGTGCCGCTCACCGAGGAGTCCATCGCCCAGTACGACGCGGTGGTCATCCTCACCGACCACTCCAGCATCGACTACAACATGCTGGTCGAGCGCGCCCAGGTGGTGGTGGACACCCGCAACGCGACCAAGAAGGTCACCCGCGGCCGCGAGAAGGTCACCAAGGCCTGA
- a CDS encoding alginate lyase family protein: MGTLGYYTTIARLAPGALARVPARRVQGVARQALYRRREPTDELALLRAYGVQHAQALPERALGVRPGAAWCEVDQRAAVLEALAQLPGAEGRALARAGAALAQRFDVFGTSVTFGEGRPVDWGLDVVSGHRYPLEPVESLRLLRPGVDPKFPWVLGRLDSALALAQGYWVHREPAERSRCARAFVAQTLDFLAANPVGQGVHWTCPMEIALRAANLAQALAMFADAPEVRTPEFALAALGALADHAAFVEAHLEDQGAVPNNHLLSNYVGLLVVGLLFPELPGAARQVQLAREGLAREALAQVHPDGLSFEGSVPYHRLAVELLTLAHLVARGSGVGLGDAYEARLQAMFAASRTLCSEGGLAPQVGDNDSGRVLTLCDRESLDHGYLAPLGAALFEDGALAGGRFPDEAAWLLGAPGLERYRRLGQAPEPRSRVFPDGGLQVLRGAGAVVTVSAGTQGQMGVGGHNHNDKLSFELHLHGVPVIVDPGSPTYTRDAGERNAFRATGAHNTLEVDGQEQTPLDPQRLFALPEAARARVELFHGGAQLDRLVVRHDGYRFLPAPVGVQRSFVLDKRERALGVSDTLTGVGLHEVVGRIHLAHDSARLRAPTAQERARALGVPQAPEVFSPVAVELGPEGAHHAVLLFAEGLEPELLPSRYSPGYGQSREARVVVFRGRVAPPACLRWVVVFR; this comes from the coding sequence ATGGGGACACTGGGCTACTACACGACGATTGCGCGGCTGGCCCCCGGGGCGCTGGCCCGCGTCCCCGCGCGGCGGGTGCAGGGGGTGGCGCGCCAGGCGCTCTACCGCCGCAGAGAGCCCACCGACGAGCTCGCGCTCCTGCGCGCCTACGGCGTGCAGCACGCGCAGGCGCTGCCGGAGCGGGCGCTCGGGGTGAGGCCCGGGGCCGCGTGGTGCGAGGTGGATCAGCGCGCCGCGGTGCTCGAGGCGCTCGCGCAGCTGCCTGGCGCGGAAGGCCGGGCGCTCGCGCGCGCCGGGGCCGCGCTCGCCCAGCGCTTCGACGTGTTCGGCACCTCCGTCACCTTTGGTGAGGGCCGCCCCGTGGACTGGGGTCTGGACGTGGTGAGCGGCCACCGCTACCCGCTCGAGCCGGTGGAGTCGCTGCGGCTGTTGCGCCCGGGGGTGGATCCCAAGTTCCCCTGGGTGCTGGGGCGGCTCGACAGTGCGCTGGCGCTCGCGCAGGGCTACTGGGTGCACCGCGAGCCCGCCGAGCGCTCGCGCTGTGCGCGCGCCTTCGTGGCCCAGACGCTGGACTTCCTCGCGGCGAACCCGGTGGGGCAGGGGGTGCACTGGACCTGCCCCATGGAGATCGCCCTGCGCGCGGCGAACCTCGCGCAGGCGCTCGCCATGTTCGCGGATGCCCCCGAGGTGCGCACGCCCGAGTTCGCCCTCGCGGCGCTCGGCGCGCTCGCGGACCACGCGGCCTTCGTGGAGGCGCACCTGGAGGACCAGGGCGCGGTGCCCAACAACCACCTGCTCTCCAACTACGTGGGGCTGCTGGTGGTGGGGCTGCTCTTCCCGGAGCTGCCGGGCGCAGCGCGCCAGGTGCAGCTCGCGCGCGAGGGACTCGCACGCGAGGCGCTCGCGCAGGTGCACCCGGACGGCCTCTCCTTCGAGGGCTCCGTGCCCTACCACCGGCTCGCGGTGGAGCTGCTCACGCTCGCGCACCTCGTGGCGCGCGGCAGTGGCGTGGGCCTGGGGGACGCGTACGAGGCGCGGCTGCAGGCCATGTTCGCCGCCTCGCGCACCCTGTGCTCGGAAGGCGGGCTCGCGCCGCAGGTGGGGGACAACGACTCGGGGCGCGTGCTCACCCTGTGCGACCGCGAGAGCCTGGACCACGGCTACCTCGCGCCCCTGGGCGCCGCGCTCTTCGAGGACGGGGCGCTCGCGGGCGGGCGCTTTCCGGACGAGGCGGCGTGGCTGCTGGGTGCGCCGGGCCTCGAGCGCTACCGGCGCCTGGGGCAGGCGCCCGAGCCGCGCTCGCGGGTGTTTCCGGACGGCGGGCTGCAGGTCCTGCGCGGCGCGGGCGCAGTCGTGACCGTGAGCGCGGGCACCCAGGGCCAGATGGGCGTGGGCGGCCACAACCACAACGACAAGCTCTCCTTCGAGCTGCACCTGCACGGCGTGCCGGTGATCGTGGACCCGGGCAGCCCCACGTACACGCGCGACGCCGGCGAGCGCAACGCGTTCCGCGCCACCGGCGCCCACAACACGCTCGAGGTGGATGGGCAGGAGCAGACGCCCCTGGACCCGCAGCGCCTCTTTGCGCTGCCCGAGGCGGCGCGCGCCCGCGTGGAGCTGTTCCACGGCGGCGCCCAGCTGGACCGGCTCGTGGTGCGCCATGACGGCTACCGCTTCCTGCCGGCGCCGGTGGGCGTGCAGCGCAGCTTCGTGCTGGACAAGCGCGAGCGCGCGCTGGGCGTGAGCGACACTTTGACGGGGGTGGGGCTTCACGAAGTCGTGGGGCGGATCCACCTTGCGCACGATTCAGCGCGCCTGCGGGCGCCGACCGCGCAGGAGCGTGCGCGGGCCCTGGGCGTCCCGCAGGCTCCCGAAGTGTTCTCGCCCGTGGCGGTGGAGCTGGGCCCCGAGGGAGCGCACCACGCGGTGCTGCTCTTCGCCGAGGGGCTCGAGCCCGAGCTGCTGCCCTCCCGGTACTCGCCGGGCTACGGGCAGTCGCGCGAGGCGCGGGTGGTGGTGTTCCGGGGGCGCGTGGCGCCGCCGGCGTGTTTGAGGTGGGTCGTTGTTTTCAGGTGA
- a CDS encoding histidine kinase dimerization/phospho-acceptor domain-containing protein, with the protein MERLSRGPHRLLLRTPALAPSQRAELEALLRGLPALLAAREREREARAEQTRLRLELRTVSERAARLEAHRSRASHDLRTPLVVMKGYVDMIQRGLAGPLSPALQRYADRLSRAVEEQNGLIARHLAPERGACTPLLPALRSGLARALAAGLPLHAPAGGVSVRATRAQVRLLARGLAQALHGVSGAALHVRGPEAAPGPCQLELRWPRGAALAQADTRRLSALAQALGGRLELWAEGLTLLLPAAG; encoded by the coding sequence GTGGAGCGGCTCTCGCGGGGCCCGCACCGGCTGCTGCTGCGCACCCCTGCCCTCGCACCTTCCCAGCGCGCCGAGCTCGAGGCGCTGCTGCGCGGGCTGCCCGCCCTGCTCGCCGCGCGCGAGCGCGAGCGCGAGGCGCGGGCGGAGCAAACGCGGCTGCGGCTCGAGCTGCGCACGGTGTCCGAGCGCGCGGCGCGGCTCGAGGCCCACCGCTCGCGGGCCTCGCACGACCTGCGCACCCCGCTGGTGGTGATGAAGGGCTACGTGGACATGATCCAGCGCGGGCTCGCCGGGCCCCTCTCCCCCGCGCTGCAGCGCTACGCGGACCGCCTCTCGCGCGCCGTGGAGGAGCAGAACGGGCTCATCGCGCGCCACCTCGCGCCCGAGCGCGGCGCCTGCACGCCGCTGCTCCCCGCGCTGCGCTCGGGCCTCGCGCGCGCCCTCGCCGCGGGCCTCCCCCTGCACGCTCCGGCGGGAGGCGTGAGCGTGCGGGCGACGCGCGCGCAGGTGCGGCTGCTCGCGCGCGGCCTCGCCCAGGCGCTGCACGGGGTGAGCGGCGCCGCCCTGCACGTGCGTGGGCCCGAGGCAGCGCCCGGCCCCTGCCAGCTCGAGCTGCGCTGGCCCCGGGGCGCGGCGCTCGCGCAGGCGGACACCCGCCGCCTCTCGGCACTCGCGCAGGCGCTGGGCGGCAGGCTCGAGCTCTGGGCCGAGGGCCTCACCCTGCTGCTGCCCGCCGCGGGCTAG
- a CDS encoding hybrid sensor histidine kinase/response regulator yields MDLQVLRSIWPVFSAETREQIQTIGAKVLGLEEDPAGRDPDLMVTLKRLVHSLKGSAGSLGLEDIEKVAHAIEDGIERFEPTAKLSRDVVQTTLQGLSAIEAAVARGDMGETPLISGLEDLLAALGAGGPGAEQGAGAAETFSTRGLSTLGALEAALGELCSPRVEDRAAKVGSAVELAQALQSAAEANGDFTVGRLAEDAARGFSDLVGGGDAVGQVASNLAGALVELRTALSASAAPTPAPKPARAPAPRAAKTAAPAPAPAAPAAKAEPAAPPRAEATGAGGSGDKVVRVSEKTLDSLALQVEQLVSGRAQQARRHENQRELLEIANQALLQLERVASQLTLAGDENSLEPLRAGVAEVRRLQKGLLELAKVSGRETEQLGLVSQVVRDDLRDLRMVPASQLLEPLKRAVREVSGKLGKDVELVLGGTEVRIDRRILEALRDPLMHLVRNAVDHGLETPEQRAAAGKDPRGRLEVRVEPRGTRIAVVVSDDGAGLDPERVRATAVRRGLLSAEAAAQLTDAQAARLVFQPGFSTRESVTNISGRGVGLDVVQSTATRLQGAVHIHFTPGQGTRFTVDLPLTLAAALGLLVRTGTSVVALPSDAVKRVLRLPPADVGTVAGRVLVKVDQEQLPFHTLSEAIGMPRLPHALDAGRVQPAVLLQLGEDRAVFAIDEIVGQQEIVVRPLGRHLNGVPHLAGASVLDDGRLVPVLNAPELLRAAAPTLQGSAQTQRPRVLVCDDSLTTRFAMKALLEIAGYPVVTAADGEEAFEVLERTRCQLVVSDWQMPRLDGVGLARRIKAHPTLARTPIILVTSLDSPEDRAAGLEAGADGYIVKKDVQRGKLLDLVRQLLPSA; encoded by the coding sequence ATGGACTTGCAGGTGCTGCGCAGCATCTGGCCCGTGTTCTCCGCGGAGACGCGCGAGCAGATCCAGACCATCGGGGCCAAGGTGCTGGGCCTCGAGGAGGACCCGGCCGGGCGCGACCCGGACCTGATGGTCACCCTGAAGCGGCTGGTGCACAGCCTCAAGGGCTCGGCCGGCAGCCTCGGGCTCGAGGACATCGAGAAGGTGGCGCACGCCATCGAGGACGGCATCGAGCGCTTCGAGCCGACCGCGAAGCTCTCGCGCGACGTGGTGCAGACCACGCTGCAGGGCCTGAGCGCCATCGAGGCGGCGGTGGCCCGCGGCGACATGGGCGAGACCCCCCTCATCAGCGGCCTCGAGGACCTGCTCGCGGCGCTGGGCGCGGGCGGGCCGGGGGCGGAGCAGGGCGCGGGCGCCGCCGAGACCTTCTCCACGCGCGGCCTCTCCACGCTGGGTGCGCTGGAGGCCGCCCTGGGCGAGCTGTGCAGCCCGCGCGTGGAGGACCGCGCCGCCAAGGTGGGCAGCGCCGTGGAGCTCGCGCAGGCGCTGCAGTCCGCGGCCGAGGCGAACGGCGACTTCACGGTGGGCCGGCTCGCCGAGGACGCGGCGCGCGGCTTCTCGGACCTCGTGGGCGGCGGCGACGCGGTGGGCCAGGTGGCCTCGAACCTCGCCGGCGCGCTGGTGGAGCTGCGCACGGCCCTGAGCGCGAGCGCTGCGCCCACGCCCGCTCCGAAGCCTGCGCGCGCGCCTGCGCCGCGCGCCGCCAAGACTGCGGCCCCGGCACCGGCGCCCGCCGCTCCTGCCGCGAAGGCCGAGCCCGCGGCGCCCCCGCGCGCCGAGGCGACCGGCGCCGGCGGCAGCGGCGACAAGGTGGTGCGCGTCTCGGAGAAGACGCTGGACTCGCTCGCGCTGCAGGTGGAGCAGCTGGTGTCCGGCCGCGCGCAGCAGGCGCGCCGGCACGAGAACCAGCGCGAGCTGCTGGAGATCGCGAACCAGGCGCTGCTGCAGCTCGAGCGCGTGGCCTCGCAGCTCACGCTGGCGGGAGACGAGAACTCGCTCGAGCCCCTGCGCGCGGGCGTGGCGGAGGTCCGCCGCCTGCAGAAGGGGCTGCTCGAGCTGGCCAAGGTGAGCGGCCGCGAGACGGAGCAGCTGGGGCTGGTGTCCCAGGTGGTGCGCGACGACCTGCGCGACCTGCGCATGGTGCCGGCCTCGCAGCTGCTCGAGCCGCTCAAGCGCGCGGTGCGCGAGGTGAGCGGCAAGCTGGGCAAGGACGTGGAGCTGGTGCTGGGCGGCACCGAGGTGCGCATCGACCGGCGCATCCTCGAGGCGCTGCGCGACCCGCTCATGCACCTGGTGCGCAACGCGGTGGACCACGGGCTCGAGACGCCGGAGCAGCGCGCGGCGGCGGGCAAGGATCCGCGCGGCCGGCTCGAGGTTCGCGTGGAGCCGCGCGGCACGCGCATCGCGGTGGTGGTCTCGGACGACGGCGCGGGGCTGGACCCCGAGCGCGTGCGCGCGACCGCCGTGCGCCGCGGGCTCCTGAGCGCCGAGGCCGCGGCGCAGCTGACGGACGCGCAGGCGGCGCGGCTCGTGTTCCAGCCGGGCTTCAGCACCCGCGAGTCGGTGACGAACATCTCCGGCCGCGGCGTGGGCCTGGACGTGGTGCAGTCCACCGCCACCCGCCTGCAGGGCGCGGTGCACATCCACTTCACGCCGGGCCAGGGCACGCGCTTCACCGTGGACCTGCCGCTCACGCTCGCCGCGGCGCTGGGCCTGCTGGTGCGCACGGGCACCAGCGTGGTGGCGCTGCCCTCGGACGCGGTGAAGCGGGTGCTGCGCCTGCCGCCCGCGGACGTGGGCACGGTGGCGGGGCGCGTGCTGGTGAAGGTGGACCAGGAGCAGCTGCCCTTCCACACGCTCTCCGAGGCCATCGGGATGCCGCGCCTGCCCCACGCGCTGGACGCGGGGCGGGTGCAGCCCGCGGTGCTGCTGCAGCTGGGCGAGGACCGGGCCGTGTTCGCGATCGACGAGATCGTGGGCCAGCAGGAGATCGTGGTGCGCCCGCTGGGCCGCCACCTCAACGGCGTGCCGCACCTGGCGGGTGCGAGCGTGCTGGACGACGGCCGGCTCGTGCCCGTGCTCAACGCACCGGAGCTGCTGCGCGCCGCGGCGCCCACGCTGCAGGGCAGCGCCCAGACGCAGCGCCCGCGGGTGCTGGTGTGCGACGACTCGCTCACCACGCGCTTCGCGATGAAGGCGCTGCTGGAGATCGCGGGCTACCCCGTGGTCACCGCGGCGGACGGCGAGGAGGCCTTCGAGGTGCTCGAGCGCACGCGCTGCCAGCTGGTGGTGAGCGACTGGCAGATGCCGCGCCTGGACGGCGTGGGGCTCGCGCGCCGCATCAAGGCGCACCCCACGCTCGCGCGCACGCCCATCATCCTGGTGACGAGCCTGGACAGCCCCGAGGACCGCGCCGCGGGGCTCGAGGCCGGCGCGGACGGCTACATCGTCAAGAAGGACGTGCAGCGCGGCAAGCTGCTGGACCTCGTGCGCCAGCTGCTGCCTTCCGCCTGA
- a CDS encoding chemotaxis protein CheW → MSAESSPSSAQVNFAELYRRLDEARAVLERGQAVSEGHRKEVLAARAKALAGSREEVRQELLSVLAFQVGGERYAVPLAAVDHVLEARGLCPLPGAPRHVLGALVSRSRVVAVLDLRQLLGLEGGGMSDLTRVVVVDVGEESFGLAAESVDGRLELPRAELMRPPPGPFSHLGPQRLTILDLEQLGDAGAARRE, encoded by the coding sequence ATGTCCGCCGAGTCCTCCCCCTCCAGCGCCCAGGTCAACTTCGCCGAGCTCTACCGCCGGCTCGACGAGGCGCGCGCCGTGCTCGAGCGCGGCCAGGCCGTCAGCGAGGGGCACCGCAAGGAGGTGCTCGCAGCGCGCGCGAAGGCGCTCGCGGGCTCGCGCGAGGAGGTGCGCCAGGAGCTGCTCAGCGTGCTCGCCTTCCAGGTGGGCGGCGAGCGCTACGCGGTGCCGCTCGCGGCGGTGGACCACGTGCTGGAGGCGCGCGGCCTCTGCCCGCTGCCGGGCGCGCCGCGCCACGTGCTGGGGGCGCTGGTGAGCCGCTCGCGCGTGGTGGCGGTGCTGGACCTGCGCCAGCTGCTCGGGCTCGAGGGCGGCGGCATGTCCGACCTCACGCGGGTGGTGGTGGTGGACGTGGGCGAGGAGTCCTTCGGGCTCGCGGCCGAGTCGGTGGACGGCCGGCTCGAGCTGCCGCGCGCCGAGCTGATGCGCCCGCCTCCGGGCCCCTTCAGCCACCTGGGCCCGCAGCGACTGACCATTCTGGACCTCGAGCAGCTCGGCGACGCCGGCGCGGCGCGGCGGGAGTAG
- a CDS encoding response regulator: MKVLIVEDTKTIANLLQVYLMGWGLEFFDATNGVVGLQRAREVKPDLIISDVQMPEMDGFALCAAIRADTALYATPFVLLTSLKDDASRQRGRLVGASAFLNKPIAVDDLREKVRDILKLPAKRF; this comes from the coding sequence ATGAAGGTACTGATTGTCGAAGACACGAAGACCATCGCCAACCTGCTCCAGGTGTACCTGATGGGGTGGGGGCTCGAGTTCTTCGATGCGACCAACGGCGTGGTGGGCCTGCAGCGGGCGAGAGAGGTGAAGCCGGACCTCATCATCTCGGACGTGCAGATGCCCGAGATGGACGGCTTCGCGCTGTGCGCGGCCATCCGGGCGGACACCGCGCTCTACGCCACCCCCTTCGTGCTGCTCACCTCGCTCAAGGACGACGCGAGCCGGCAGCGCGGCCGCCTGGTGGGCGCGAGCGCCTTCCTCAACAAGCCCATCGCCGTGGACGACCTGCGCGAGAAGGTCCGCGACATCCTGAAGCTGCCCGCGAAGCGCTTCTAG
- a CDS encoding methyl-accepting chemotaxis protein, giving the protein MEVTEGAASKRERAGLGRFSLRSKIVGVTGFTGALVATILVIAFSLQMKDALHDELGKRANAVAVELANNLAFATFSGDKEGLQRAALATQRDVPDVAYVLVRDSKGEILARANGKGFDAADQVALKEADKLVTRDIRVSGVAVFEAASPVVFEQRSGDAANPFDGLGSNGLGSNAPGAGAKPEDRVQVGTVQVGLKLDTLNSTTSSITLSALALGMLVLLGCLAAAAVLARLLIIPLERLAHAAAGIAAGDLRQRIDTRGGDEIGELARSFFTMSQALSTLIADLRGAAADIEREAASVLTTSTQQSAMAHQQASAINETSSTVAEIAQTSKQATTYADNVISGTQKSEALSAEGQQVVGESVEGMNKLGEQVKNIALAITDLSERTLQIGDIIATVKDVAEQSNLLALNASIEAAKAGEHGRGFAVVATEMRTLAEQSKVAANQVRGLLGEVQKGTRTAVSATEEGSRRAQAATALAQSAGSAILGLSELIKDSSAAARQIAGNTRQQTIGVEQIAAAMTELSTAMSDSVEGTRRIEQVAGNLSALSKRFSELVASYQL; this is encoded by the coding sequence GTGGAAGTGACTGAAGGGGCAGCCTCCAAGCGGGAGCGTGCCGGGCTGGGGCGCTTCAGCCTGCGCTCGAAGATCGTCGGGGTGACCGGCTTCACCGGCGCGCTGGTGGCGACCATCCTGGTCATCGCCTTCTCGCTGCAGATGAAGGACGCGCTCCACGACGAGCTCGGCAAGCGCGCCAACGCCGTGGCGGTGGAGCTCGCCAACAACCTCGCCTTCGCCACCTTCTCCGGTGACAAGGAGGGGCTGCAGCGCGCGGCGCTCGCCACCCAGCGCGACGTGCCGGACGTGGCCTACGTGCTGGTGCGCGACTCCAAGGGCGAGATCCTGGCGCGCGCGAACGGCAAGGGCTTCGACGCGGCCGACCAGGTGGCGCTCAAGGAGGCGGACAAGCTCGTCACCCGCGACATCCGCGTGAGCGGCGTGGCGGTGTTCGAGGCCGCGAGCCCCGTGGTGTTCGAGCAGCGCTCGGGCGACGCGGCGAACCCTTTCGATGGGCTGGGCAGCAACGGGCTCGGCAGCAACGCCCCGGGCGCCGGCGCCAAGCCCGAGGACCGGGTGCAGGTGGGCACGGTGCAGGTGGGCCTGAAGCTGGACACGCTCAACTCCACCACCTCGTCCATCACCCTGAGCGCGCTCGCGCTGGGCATGCTGGTGCTCCTGGGCTGCCTCGCGGCGGCCGCGGTGCTCGCGCGCCTGCTCATCATCCCGCTCGAGCGGCTCGCGCACGCGGCCGCGGGCATCGCCGCGGGCGACCTGCGCCAGCGCATCGACACGCGGGGCGGGGACGAGATCGGCGAGCTCGCGCGCTCCTTCTTCACCATGTCCCAGGCGCTCAGCACGCTGATTGCGGACCTGCGCGGCGCGGCGGCGGACATCGAGCGCGAGGCGGCCAGCGTGCTCACCACCAGCACGCAGCAGAGCGCCATGGCGCACCAGCAGGCCAGCGCCATCAACGAGACCAGCTCCACGGTGGCCGAGATCGCGCAGACCTCCAAGCAGGCCACCACCTACGCGGACAACGTCATCTCCGGCACCCAGAAGTCCGAGGCGCTCAGCGCCGAGGGCCAGCAGGTGGTGGGCGAGAGCGTGGAGGGCATGAACAAGCTGGGCGAGCAGGTGAAGAACATCGCGCTCGCCATCACCGACCTCTCCGAGCGCACCCTGCAGATCGGCGACATCATCGCCACGGTGAAGGACGTGGCCGAGCAGTCCAACCTGCTCGCGCTCAACGCCTCCATCGAGGCGGCGAAGGCGGGCGAGCACGGCCGCGGCTTCGCGGTGGTGGCCACCGAGATGCGCACCCTGGCCGAGCAGTCCAAGGTGGCCGCGAACCAGGTGCGCGGCCTGCTGGGTGAGGTGCAGAAGGGCACCCGCACGGCGGTGAGCGCCACGGAGGAGGGCAGCCGGCGCGCCCAGGCCGCCACGGCGCTCGCGCAGAGCGCGGGCTCGGCCATCCTCGGGCTCTCGGAGCTGATCAAGGACTCCAGCGCGGCGGCGCGGCAGATCGCCGGCAACACCCGCCAGCAGACCATCGGCGTGGAGCAGATCGCCGCGGCGATGACCGAGCTGTCCACCGCCATGTCCGACAGCGTGGAGGGCACGCGCCGCATCGAGCAGGTGGCGGGCAACCTCTCCGCTCTTTCCAAGCGCTTCTCCGAACTGGTCGCGAGCTACCAGCTGTGA
- a CDS encoding CheR family methyltransferase, producing the protein MSAAPRTGPLLDEGALQSLEALLRAACGLTLAPGLRRSLEPALVRAAHQRAAAPELFLERLLAREPAAVESFIEQALIGETYFCRHPEHLEVLTKYAQGRQDPAPLRVWSAGCATGEEPYSVSMAMIAAGVPPLRFKVVATDVSNRALARARAARYGQWSMRRILPELERRYLRPDGPFVTVSPEVTARVELRRHNLATDPAPVSGVQAVFCRNVLIYFPPELVRTVLQKLVGTLVPGGLLFLAPAEIPMAAGLGLEQHELRGTPYLRLPLSARTPPPSLYLTPIPMRSPLPSASQAAEVVDVAGPRAGSELEQALEAAREGRYEAAERLAQAAARQLSPEAYLLLSMVAEGRGDLDAAVSAVRKALYLEPQLAMGHAALVSLYGRLRQPSEAERARTNALRALEGLEDDELLRGVEAVTAGGLRRALEPAQRRERWGET; encoded by the coding sequence GTGAGCGCTGCGCCGCGCACCGGGCCGCTGCTGGACGAGGGGGCGCTGCAGAGCCTGGAGGCGCTGTTGCGCGCGGCCTGCGGGCTCACGCTCGCGCCGGGCCTGCGCCGCTCGCTCGAGCCCGCGCTGGTGCGCGCCGCACACCAGCGCGCCGCCGCGCCCGAGCTCTTCCTCGAGCGGCTGCTCGCGCGCGAGCCCGCCGCGGTGGAGTCCTTCATCGAGCAGGCGCTGATCGGCGAGACCTACTTCTGCCGGCACCCCGAGCACCTCGAGGTGCTCACGAAGTACGCGCAGGGGCGCCAGGACCCGGCGCCCCTGCGGGTGTGGAGCGCGGGCTGCGCCACCGGCGAGGAGCCCTACAGCGTCTCCATGGCGATGATCGCCGCGGGCGTGCCCCCCTTGCGCTTCAAGGTGGTGGCCACGGACGTGTCCAACCGCGCACTCGCCCGCGCGCGCGCCGCGCGCTACGGCCAGTGGTCCATGCGCCGCATCCTGCCGGAGCTCGAGCGGCGCTACCTGCGGCCGGACGGGCCCTTCGTCACCGTGAGCCCCGAGGTGACGGCGCGCGTGGAGCTGCGGCGCCACAACCTCGCGACCGACCCGGCACCGGTGTCCGGCGTGCAGGCGGTGTTCTGCCGCAACGTGCTCATCTACTTCCCGCCGGAGCTGGTGCGCACGGTGCTGCAGAAGCTCGTGGGCACGCTGGTGCCCGGAGGCCTGCTCTTCCTCGCGCCCGCGGAGATCCCGATGGCCGCGGGGCTCGGGCTCGAGCAGCACGAGCTGCGCGGCACGCCGTATCTGCGCCTGCCGCTCAGCGCGCGCACGCCCCCTCCCTCGCTGTACCTGACGCCCATCCCCATGCGCAGCCCGCTGCCCAGCGCCTCGCAGGCGGCGGAGGTGGTGGACGTGGCCGGGCCCCGAGCGGGCTCGGAGCTGGAGCAGGCACTGGAGGCGGCGCGCGAGGGCCGCTACGAGGCGGCCGAGCGGCTCGCGCAGGCGGCCGCGCGCCAGCTCTCGCCCGAGGCCTACCTGCTGCTGAGCATGGTGGCCGAGGGGCGCGGGGACCTCGACGCCGCGGTGAGCGCGGTGCGCAAGGCGCTCTACCTGGAGCCGCAGCTGGCCATGGGCCACGCGGCGCTGGTGAGCCTGTACGGAAGACTGCGGCAGCCCTCGGAGGCCGAGCGCGCGCGCACCAACGCGCTGCGGGCGCTCGAGGGACTCGAGGACGACGAGTTGCTTCGCGGAGTGGAGGCGGTGACGGCCGGTGGCCTGCGCCGCGCGCTCGAGCCGGCCCAGCGCCGCGAGCGGTGGGGTGAGACGTGA